CCCGGAAAAGAGGCCAATACTAGAGCAATATGCGCGAGACGATGTAAGAGCCACCTACGGCTTGGCCGAGAAGATGCTTCCATTCGCGATACAGCTCTCAACAGTAACCGGTATACCCCTAGACCAGGTTGGAGTAATGGGTGTCGGTTTCCGGCTCGAATGGTATCTCATACGCGCAGCTTATGAAATGAATGAGCTTGTACCAAACCGTGTCGAAAGGCACGAGGAGAGCTACCGCGGCGCGGTAGTCCTTAAGCCCCTTAAGGGTGTACACGAAAATGTTGTCGTACTAGACTTTAGTTCGATGTATCCCAACATAATGATAAAATACAATGTTGGCCCTGACACTATAGTAGACGACCCGGCCGAGTGCGAAAAGTATGGAGGTTGCTACGTTGCACCGGAGGTTGGCCACCGGTTTAGGAAGCAGCCGCCAGGCTTCTTCAAGACGGTCCTGGAAAACCTGCTAAGGCTTAGGAAGCAGGTTAGAGAGAAAATGAAGGAATTACCGCCAGAGAGTCCAGAGTATAGACTTTATGATGAGAGGCAGAGGGCCCTCAAGGTATTGGCTAACGCTAGCTACGGCTACATGGGCTGGAGTGGAGCAAGGTGGTATTGTAAACGGTGCGCTGAGGCGGTAACAGCGTGGGGTCGGAGCCTCATACTCTCAGCCATAGAGTATGCTCGTAAGCTAGGCCTCAAGGTCATATATGGTGATACAGACTCCCTATTCGTAACATATGACCCCGAGAAGGTTAAGAAGCTGATAGACTATGTGGTGAATGTGTTGGGCTTTGAGATAAAGATAGACAAGATATACCGTCGAGTATTCTTCACAGAGGCGAAGAAGAGGTATGTAGGTCTACTGGAGGACGGAAGGATAGACATAGTAGGCTTTGAGGCTGTGCGTGGTGATTGGTGTGAGTTAGCCAAGGAGGTTCAGTCAACAGTAGCAGAGATTGTGCTGAAAACAGGCAAGATTGACGAAGCTATACGCTATATACGCGACGTGATAAAGAAGCTTAGGGAGGGCGAGATACCGGTCGAGAAGCTGATAATATGGAAGACGTTATCCAAGAGGCTGGAAGAGTACGAACACGAGGCGCCTCATGTAGTTGCTGCGAGGAGGATGAAGGAGGCTGGGTACGATGTCTCACCTGGCGACAAGATAGGCTACGTAATAGTACGTGGCGCGGGCAGAATATCGAGCAGAGCATACCCCTACTTCATGGTGAAGCCTTCGGACATAGATGTAGATTACTACATAGACCACCAGATAGTACCTGCCGTATTGAGAATCCTCAGCTACTTTGGCGTAACAGAGAAGCAGCTCAAAGCAGCATCAACGGGGCACCGGACGCTGTTCGACTTCATGCGGGGTAAGCGTGGCTAGCCGTTAGGTAGAATAGGCCGGAAACGCTGGTAGCTCCATACGTATAGGCTGGGAATGAAGCAGTACAGCAGGGTGTAGGCGTTGATACTAGCATCGTGGCGTACACTAGCATGGATTATAAGACGTGCCGACGTAGTGTTAGAGGTTGTGGATGCGAGAGACCCCATTTCAACGCGGAGTAGGCGACTCGAGAGAATGGTGAATAGCCTCGGCAGGAAACTGATAATAGTCATAAACAAGGCTGACCTAGTGCCCCGTGATGTCGCCGAGAAGTGGAAGAGAATATTCGAGGATCAGGGGTACCGGACGGTCTATATCGCGGCTAGGGAGCACAAGGGTACACGCATATTGCGCAAAACAATAAGAGAGGTTGCCGACACGTCACCGATAATAGTTGCTGTAACAGGATTCCCAAAGACTGGCAAATCAACAATTATTAATGCTCTCAAGGGGCGACACAGCGCTCCTACAAGCCCTATACCCGGCAGTCCTGGGTACACCACGCACTCGCAGCTCTACAGGATAGGCGAAAACCTCTACATGATAGACACGCCAGGCGTCATACCTGTTGAGGGTGGGCCCCTAGAAGCGGTTATACGTGGCAGGCCTCCGGAGGAGCTGAAGGATCCAGTAAAGCCTGCAA
This DNA window, taken from Hyperthermus butylicus DSM 5456, encodes the following:
- a CDS encoding DNA-directed DNA polymerase, which encodes MAEEIEFVLLDSSYEIVGKEPVIVLWGVTLSGERVVLLDRRFRPYFYALIKRGFEENATAIAAAIRRLSKGSSPIIALEVVDKKYFGRPRKAVRVTTVIPESVREYREAVKKIDGVEDALEADIRFAMRYIIDKRLYPFMVYRVPVEDVGKNPGYRVDKVFYVTGEPQRITDITRIDMPDLRLTAFDIEVYNKSGSPNPNRDPVIIIAVKSSNGDEKLFEADGYDDRKAIRGFVDYIKSFDPDIIVGYNSNGFDWPYLMQRARKVGVRLDVTRRVGAEPTTSVYGHVSVPGRLNVDLYHYAEEIHEVKVKTLEEVAEYLGVMKKSERVLIHWWEIPRYWEDPEKRPILEQYARDDVRATYGLAEKMLPFAIQLSTVTGIPLDQVGVMGVGFRLEWYLIRAAYEMNELVPNRVERHEESYRGAVVLKPLKGVHENVVVLDFSSMYPNIMIKYNVGPDTIVDDPAECEKYGGCYVAPEVGHRFRKQPPGFFKTVLENLLRLRKQVREKMKELPPESPEYRLYDERQRALKVLANASYGYMGWSGARWYCKRCAEAVTAWGRSLILSAIEYARKLGLKVIYGDTDSLFVTYDPEKVKKLIDYVVNVLGFEIKIDKIYRRVFFTEAKKRYVGLLEDGRIDIVGFEAVRGDWCELAKEVQSTVAEIVLKTGKIDEAIRYIRDVIKKLREGEIPVEKLIIWKTLSKRLEEYEHEAPHVVAARRMKEAGYDVSPGDKIGYVIVRGAGRISSRAYPYFMVKPSDIDVDYYIDHQIVPAVLRILSYFGVTEKQLKAASTGHRTLFDFMRGKRG
- the rsgA gene encoding GTPase RsgA; translated protein: MILASWRTLAWIIRRADVVLEVVDARDPISTRSRRLERMVNSLGRKLIIVINKADLVPRDVAEKWKRIFEDQGYRTVYIAAREHKGTRILRKTIREVADTSPIIVAVTGFPKTGKSTIINALKGRHSAPTSPIPGSPGYTTHSQLYRIGENLYMIDTPGVIPVEGGPLEAVIRGRPPEELKDPVKPAMMLLEKALRYNPLAVKQAYGIDETDPYRILELIAIKRGWRYKRDGEPLVEEAARTVIRDYHRGKLLFYVPPEEYLRGRLNQRLRKTTGGEWL